In Numenius arquata chromosome 17, bNumArq3.hap1.1, whole genome shotgun sequence, a genomic segment contains:
- the FN3KRP gene encoding ketosamine-3-kinase translates to MEEALKRELGTAVLRPTGHLGGGCISQGQSYDTDHGRVYVKSNSKAEARRMFEGEMASLEAILKTQTIKVPKPIKVIDLPGGNTLFVMEHLEMRGLNRHSAKLGTQLADLHLHNQQLGERLKKEESTVGKGQGQMEVQFVDQFGFHTVTCCGYLPQVNDWQNDWVTFFAKQRIQPQMDMIEKNSGDREARELWAQLQLKIPSLFCDVEIVPALLHGDLWGGNVAEDDSGPIIFDPASFYGHSEYELAIAGMFGGFSSSFYSAYHSKIPKAAGFEKRLKLYQLFHYMNHWNHFGTGYRGSSLNIMRNLVK, encoded by the exons ATGGAGGAGGCGCTGAAACGGGAGCTGGGCACCGCCGTGCTGCGGCCGACGGGGCATTTGGGGGGCGGCTGCATCAGCCAAGGCCAGAGCTACGACACGGACCATGGCCGGGTGTACGTGAAGAGCAACTCTAAGGCGGAG GCCAGAAGAATGTTTGAGGGAGAAATGGCAAGTCTGGAAGCCATCTTGAAAACCCAGACGATAAAAGTGCCTAAACCCATCAAAGTTATAGACCTGCCAGGGGGCAATACACTGTTTGTGATGGAACATTTGGAAATGAGAGGCTTAAACAG ACATTCAGCAAAGCTTGGAACACAATTGGCTGATCTCCACCTTCATAACCAGCAACTTGGAGAGAGGctgaagaaagaagagagcaCAGTTG GTAAAGGTCAAGGGCAAATGGAAGTCCAGTTTGTGGATCAATTTGGCTTTCATACAGTTACCTGCTGTGGCTATCTCCCACAG GTGAATGACTGGCAGAATGACTGGGTGACTTTCTTTGCCAAGCAAAGAATCCAGCCCCAGATGGACATGATCGAAAAGAATTCGGGAGACAGGGAAGCAAGAGAACTTTGGGCACAACTTCAG CTGAAGATTCCCAGTTTGTTCTGTGACGTAGAAATTGTTCCTGCTCTCCTGCATGGAGATCTCTGGGGCGGAAATGTAGCTGAGGATGATTCTGGTCCAATTATCTTCGATCCGGCTTCTTTCTACGGCCATTCAGAGTATGAGCTTGCAATAGCTGGGATGTTTGGTGGCTTCAGCAGTTCTTTTTACTCTGCTTACCACAGTAAAATTCCCAAAGCTGCAGGGTTTGAGAAACGCCTAAAGCTTTATCAGCTTTTTCACTACATGAACCATTGGAACCATTTTGGTACAGGGTACAGAGGGTCTTCTCTAAACATTATGAGAAACCTTGTAAAGTGA